From one Stigmatopora nigra isolate UIUO_SnigA chromosome 8, RoL_Snig_1.1, whole genome shotgun sequence genomic stretch:
- the farsb gene encoding phenylalanine--tRNA ligase beta subunit isoform X1, whose translation MPTVGVKRDLLFKALGKTYTDEEFDELCFEFGLELDEITSEKEIISREQGDVKAAGASDVVLYKIDVPANRYDLLCLEGLVRGLQVFKNKLEAPRYKRVSPISGEVQKLIITKETAAVRPYAVAAVLRNITFTQERYDSFIELQDKLHQNICRKRSLVAIGTHDLDTISGPFTYTAKPPGDILFKPLNQLKEYTATQLMSLYKADSHLKHFLHIIEDKPLYPVIYDSNGVVLSMPPIINGDHSKITLMTKNVFVECTATDLTKAKIVLDMMVTMFSEYCSQPFTVEEVEVLNANGTPCKYPELAYRKEILSSKFVNQKVGINESTEKIAQLLTRMCLRSRATGVGDEIEVEIPPTRSDVIHACDIMEDAAMAYGFNNITRTIPQTYTIANQFPLNKLTELLRHDLAAAGFTEALNFALCSKEDIADKLGKKISETRAIHISNPKTAEFQVARTTLLPGLLKTIAANKKMPLPLKLFEISDIVLKDETKDVGARNSRHICAVYYNKSPGFEVIHGLLDRIMQLLMVKPARVEGYHIQSANDCTFFPGRCAEIFVHGKSIGHLGVLHPHVNDSFELTMPCSALEMDIETFLGHTAEIHLTHEVPMQEVLQHKFRTQEKTTPAATSSKTVFGDLGTSQALKALNSFLADKSYIEGFVASQADVDIFDAIPSAPSPTLCHLLRWYKHIKSFYSQRADLPVVNKQFLLPDTPPHSTNTDSDVDLFGSDDEADSAEAAKIKEQRLTEYAAKKAKKPAVIAKSSILLDVKPWDDETDMAKMEECVRSVCMDGLLWGQSKLVPVGYGIKKLQIGCVVEDDKVGTDLLEEAITTFEDYVQSVDVAAFNKI comes from the exons ATGCCGACTGTTGGCGTAAAAAGAGATCTTCTCTTTAAAGCGTTGGGGAAAACCTATA CTGATGAGGAGTTTGACGAACTCTGTTTCGAATTTGGACTGGAGCTGGATGAAATT ACCTCTGAGAAGGAGATAATCAGCCGTGAGCAAGGTGATGTAAAGGCAGCGGGAGCGTCAGATGTTGTCCTTTACAAGATCGATGTACCAGCAAACCGCTATGACCTTCTCTGTTTGGAAGGTTTGGTCCGTGGACTGCAGGTCTTCAAAAATAA GTTGGAGGCCCCTCGGTACAAACGAGTCAGCCCAATTAGTGGGGAGGTTCAGAAGCTGATTATCACCAAGGAG ACAGCAGCTGTGCGCCCCTATGCTGTGGCAGCAGTTTTAAGGAACATCACATTCACGCAGGAACGCTACGATAGCTTCATCGAGCTCCAAGACAAACTGCATCAAAACATCTGCAG AAAGAGGAGTCTGGTGGCGATAGGGACTCATGACCTAGACACCATCTCTGGTCCTTTCACGTATACAGCTAAACCACCAGGAGACATCCTCTTCAAGCCCCTAAACCAGCTCAAAGAATACACAGCCACCCAACTCATGAGCCTGTACAAG GCTGACAGCCACCTGAAACATTTCCTCCATATTATTGAAGACAAGCCTCTGTACCCTGTTATTTATGATAGCAATGGTGTTGTTCTGTCAATGCCTCCCATCATCAATG GAGATCACTCAAAAATTACTctgatgacaaaaaatgtctttgttgagTGCACAGCCACAGACTTGACTAAG GCAAAGATTGTGCTGGACATGATGGTGACTATGTTTAGCGAATATTGTTCCCAGCCTTTCAC TGTTGAAGAAGTTGAAGTGTTGAATGCAAATGGCACGCCCTGCAAATATCCA GAATTGGCTTACAGGAAGGAAATCCTGTCCAGCAAGTTTGTAAATCAAAAAGTTGGCATAAA cgAGTCAACAGAGAAGATTGCCCAGCTGCTAACTCGAATGTGCCTGCGCTCTCGGGCAACTGGTGTTGGTGATGAAATCGAGGTTGAGATCCCACCTACTCGCTCAGATGTCATACATGCCTGTGATATCATGGAGGATGCAGCCATGGCTTATGGCTTCAATAACATCACTCGGACCATACCACAGACATACACCATAGCCAATCAG TTTCCACTCAATAAACTGACGGAGCTATTAAGACATGACCTCGCAGCTGCTGGTTTCACAGAAGCCCTCAATTTTGCTCTG TGCTCTAAAGAAGATATAGCTGACAagcttgggaaaaaaatctcagaAACTAGGGCTATTCACATCTCCAATCCCAAGACTGCAGAGTTCCAG GTGGCGCGTACCACACTACTACCGGGCCTGTTGAAAACAATTGCAGCCAACAAGAAGATGCCCCTGCCCCTCAAGCTCTTTGAGATATCTGACATAGTGTTAAAGGATGAAACCAAAG ATGTCGGGGCAAGGAACAGTCGACATATTTGTGCTGTATACTATAACAAGAGTCCAGGCTTTGAAGTAATCCATGGACTGCTGGACCGTATTATGCAACTGCTAATGGTGAAACCTGCCCGGGTAGAGGGATACCACATTCAATCGGCTAACG ATTGTACCTTTTTCCCCGGACGTTGTGCTGAGATCTTTGTCCATGGGAAAAGCATTGGCCATCTAGGAGTCCTCCACCCACACGTCAATGACAGCTTTGAGCTGACGATGCCTTGCTCCGCCCTTGAGATGGACATCGAAACATTCCT TGGCCACACAGCTGAAATCCATCTCACACATGAAGTTCCCATGCAGGAAGTCCTCCAGCACAAGTTCCGAACTcaagaaaaaacaacaccagCTGCAACATCCTCTAAAACTGTATTCGGAGACTTGGGTACATCACAGGCTCTCAAAGCCCTCAATTCTTTCTTGGCAGACAAAAGCTATATTGAAGGCTTTGTAGCATCTCAGGCTGATGTAGACATCTTTGACGCCATACCCTCTGCTCCCTCTCCAACTTTGTGCCATCTTCTGCGCTGGTATAAGCATATTAAATCTTTCTACTCCCAAAGAGCTGACCTTCCTGTCGTCAACAAGCAGTTTTTGCTGCCAGATACCCCTCCCCATTCAACCAACACTGACAGTGACGTTGACCTCTTTGGCTCAGATGATGAGGCTGACAGCGCAGAGGCGGCGAAAATCAAGGAGCAGCGACTCACTGAGTACGCAGCCAAGAAGGCCAAAAAGCCAGCCGTCATTGCCAAATCCTCCATCCTTCTTGACGTCAAACCCTGGGATGATGAAACAGACATGGCCAAGATGGAGGAATGTGTCCGCAGCGTTTGCATGGATGGGCTTTTGTGGGGGCAGTCCAAGCTAGTCCCAGTTGGTTACGGAATTAAAAAGCTCCAAATAGGCTGTGTGGTGGAAGATGACAAAGTGGGTACAGACCTGCTGGAGGAAGCCATTACCACCTTTGAAGATTATGTTCAGTCTGTAGATGTGGCTGCGTTTAACAAGATATAA
- the farsb gene encoding phenylalanine--tRNA ligase beta subunit isoform X2 — protein sequence MPTVGVKRDLLFKALGKTYTDEEFDELCFEFGLELDEITSEKEIISREQGDVKAAGASDVVLYKIDVPANRYDLLCLEGLVRGLQVFKNKLEAPRYKRVSPISGEVQKLIITKETAAVRPYAVAAVLRNITFTQERYDSFIELQDKLHQNICRKRSLVAIGTHDLDTISGPFTYTAKPPGDILFKPLNQLKEYTATQLMSLYKADSHLKHFLHIIEDKPLYPVIYDSNGVVLSMPPIINGDHSKITLMTKNVFVECTATDLTKAKIVLDMMVTMFSEYCSQPFTVEEVEVLNANGTPCKYPELAYRKEILSSKFVNQKVGINESTEKIAQLLTRMCLRSRATGVGDEIEVEIPPTRSDVIHACDIMEDAAMAYGFNNITRTIPQTYTIANQFPLNKLTELLRHDLAAAGFTEALNFALCSKEDIADKLGKKISETRAIHISNPKTAEFQVARTTLLPGLLKTIAANKKMPLPLKLFEISDIVLKDETKDVGARNSRHICAVYYNKSPGFEVIHGLLDRIMQLLMVKPARVEGYHIQSANDCTFFPGRCAEIFVHGKSIGHLGVLHPHVNDSFELTMPCSALEMDIETFL from the exons ATGCCGACTGTTGGCGTAAAAAGAGATCTTCTCTTTAAAGCGTTGGGGAAAACCTATA CTGATGAGGAGTTTGACGAACTCTGTTTCGAATTTGGACTGGAGCTGGATGAAATT ACCTCTGAGAAGGAGATAATCAGCCGTGAGCAAGGTGATGTAAAGGCAGCGGGAGCGTCAGATGTTGTCCTTTACAAGATCGATGTACCAGCAAACCGCTATGACCTTCTCTGTTTGGAAGGTTTGGTCCGTGGACTGCAGGTCTTCAAAAATAA GTTGGAGGCCCCTCGGTACAAACGAGTCAGCCCAATTAGTGGGGAGGTTCAGAAGCTGATTATCACCAAGGAG ACAGCAGCTGTGCGCCCCTATGCTGTGGCAGCAGTTTTAAGGAACATCACATTCACGCAGGAACGCTACGATAGCTTCATCGAGCTCCAAGACAAACTGCATCAAAACATCTGCAG AAAGAGGAGTCTGGTGGCGATAGGGACTCATGACCTAGACACCATCTCTGGTCCTTTCACGTATACAGCTAAACCACCAGGAGACATCCTCTTCAAGCCCCTAAACCAGCTCAAAGAATACACAGCCACCCAACTCATGAGCCTGTACAAG GCTGACAGCCACCTGAAACATTTCCTCCATATTATTGAAGACAAGCCTCTGTACCCTGTTATTTATGATAGCAATGGTGTTGTTCTGTCAATGCCTCCCATCATCAATG GAGATCACTCAAAAATTACTctgatgacaaaaaatgtctttgttgagTGCACAGCCACAGACTTGACTAAG GCAAAGATTGTGCTGGACATGATGGTGACTATGTTTAGCGAATATTGTTCCCAGCCTTTCAC TGTTGAAGAAGTTGAAGTGTTGAATGCAAATGGCACGCCCTGCAAATATCCA GAATTGGCTTACAGGAAGGAAATCCTGTCCAGCAAGTTTGTAAATCAAAAAGTTGGCATAAA cgAGTCAACAGAGAAGATTGCCCAGCTGCTAACTCGAATGTGCCTGCGCTCTCGGGCAACTGGTGTTGGTGATGAAATCGAGGTTGAGATCCCACCTACTCGCTCAGATGTCATACATGCCTGTGATATCATGGAGGATGCAGCCATGGCTTATGGCTTCAATAACATCACTCGGACCATACCACAGACATACACCATAGCCAATCAG TTTCCACTCAATAAACTGACGGAGCTATTAAGACATGACCTCGCAGCTGCTGGTTTCACAGAAGCCCTCAATTTTGCTCTG TGCTCTAAAGAAGATATAGCTGACAagcttgggaaaaaaatctcagaAACTAGGGCTATTCACATCTCCAATCCCAAGACTGCAGAGTTCCAG GTGGCGCGTACCACACTACTACCGGGCCTGTTGAAAACAATTGCAGCCAACAAGAAGATGCCCCTGCCCCTCAAGCTCTTTGAGATATCTGACATAGTGTTAAAGGATGAAACCAAAG ATGTCGGGGCAAGGAACAGTCGACATATTTGTGCTGTATACTATAACAAGAGTCCAGGCTTTGAAGTAATCCATGGACTGCTGGACCGTATTATGCAACTGCTAATGGTGAAACCTGCCCGGGTAGAGGGATACCACATTCAATCGGCTAACG ATTGTACCTTTTTCCCCGGACGTTGTGCTGAGATCTTTGTCCATGGGAAAAGCATTGGCCATCTAGGAGTCCTCCACCCACACGTCAATGACAGCTTTGAGCTGACGATGCCTTGCTCCGCCCTTGAGATGGACATCGAAACATTCCTGTGA
- the acsl3a gene encoding long-chain-fatty-acid--CoA ligase 3a has translation MKQQDLNPVLLFLFHFVVWIYSIFVFIPYCIFNWVYKPDVLICGSEEERALIPKSHSVLGRPEGPYRTVKATKQLVQLLYPGLVTLPKVFEYAAMRFAHKDCLGTRNVISEEDEQQSNGKKFKKVVLGKYHWLSYKETLSAASQFGYGLAALGQKPKHNIAIFCETRAEWMITALACFMQNFPLVTFYSTLGGPAIGHGLNETEITHIITSRELLETRLRAILAKVPKLQCIIVVDNTPKSWPDYPSNISIHNMCDVQMLGAKPENVCQQNQPLASDIAVIMYTSGSTGTPKGVMISHSNIIAATTGVAERIPNLSEKDTYIGYLPLAHVLELCAEFVCISHGCRIGYSSPQTLSDQSTKIKKGTKGDITVLQPTLMAAVPEIMDRIYKNVMVKVEEMNFAQRTLFTLAYNYKLDQFLKGYSTPLCDRLVFRKVRALLGGRVRVIFSGGAPLSARTQRFMNVCFCCPVGQGYGLTETCGAGTVSEVWDYSSGRVGGPLVCCEIKLKDWVEGGYRHTDKPHSRGEILIGGPNITMGYYKNGADSQRDFLVDESGQRWFCTGDIGEVHKDGCFKIIDRKKDLVKLQAGEYVSLGKVEATLKNCPLVDNICTYAKSDETYAIAFVVPNQKQLQALADQYAVSGTMEELCNNKVMEELVLKVINEAALAAQLERFEIPRKIYLSPDAWTPETGLVTDAFKLKRKELEIHYRNEIARIYNGK, from the exons ATGAAACAACAAGATCTCAACCCCGTGTTACTGTTTTTATTCCACTTCGTGGTGTGGATTTACTCCATCTTCGTCTTCATTCCCTACTGCATTTTCAATTGGGTCTACAAACCTGACGTACTCATATGTGGATCCGAGGAGGAGCGTGCATTAATTCCAAAGTCTCACTCAGTGCTGGGACGACCTGAGGGACCTTATAGAACAGTAAAAGCTACCAAACAACTGGTGCAATTGCTGTACCCAGGACTGGTTACCCTGCCTAAGGTCTTTGAGTATGCAGCCATGAGGTTTGCCCACAAAGATTGTCTCGGCACAAGAAATGTGATCAGTGAGGAAGATGAGCAGCAGAGCAATGGCAAGAAgtttaaaaag GTGGTTCTTGGGAAATACCACTGGCTCTCCTATAAGGAGACACTCTCTGCAGCATCTCAGTTTGGCTATGGTCTGGCAGCTCTCGGGCAGAAGCCTAAACATAACATTGCCATCTTTTGTGAGACACGGGCCGAATGGATGATCACTGCCTTAGCTTGCTTCATGCAGAATTTCCCAT TGGTGACTTTCTATTCTACTCTGGGGGGTCCAGCCATTGGTCACGGACTGAATGAGACAGAAATTACACACATTATCACCAGCAGAGAGCTACTGGAGACCAGACTCAGG GCAATTTTAGCTAAAGTTCCAAAGCTGCAGTGCATCATTGTAGTGGACAACACTCCAAAGTCATGGCCCGACTATCCCAGTAACATTAGTATCCACAACATGTGTGATGTACAGATGTTGGGTGCCAAACCAGAAAACG TTTGCCAGCAAAATCAACCATTAGCTTCCGACATTGCGGTCATCATGTACACAAGTGGATCCACAGGTACTCCCAAAGGGGTCATGATCTCCCATAGCAACATAATTGCTGCCACTACTGGGGTTGCTGAACGGATACCTAACTTGAG TGAGAAAGACACCTACATTGGCTACCTTCCTCTGGCCCATGTCCTGGAGCTGTGCGCTGAGTTTGTGTGTATTAGCCACGGTTGTCGGATTGGTTATTCTTCACCTCAAACTCTGTCTGACCAG TCAACTAAGATTAAGAAAGGCACCAAAGGAGATATCACTGTCCTGCAGCCTACTCTAATGGCAGCTGTCCCC GAGATTATGGATcgcatttataaaaatgtgatggTAAAAGTTGAGGAGATGAACTTTGCCCAGAGAACACTCTTTACTCTTGCTTACAACTACAAATTGGATCAGTTCCTCAAAGGTTACAGCACTCCTCTGTGTGACAG ATTGGTCTTCCGAAAGGTCCGTGCTCTTCTTGGAGGTCGTGTACGAGTGATATTTTCAGGAGGGGCCCCACTTTCTGCTCGCACGCAACGCTTTATGAATGTATGCTTCTGCTGCCCCGTGGGTCAGGGATATGGCTTGACCGAGACTTGTGGTGCTGGAACAGTTAGTGAAG TGTGGGATTACAGCTCCGGGAGAGTGGGAGGCCCACTTGTGTGCTGTGAGATCAAGCTTAAAGACTGGGTAGAGG GTGGCTATCGGCACACTGACAAGCCACACTCAAGAGGAGAGATTCTAATCGGTGGTCCCAACATAACTATGGGATATTACAAGAATGGTGCAGACAGCCAAAGAGATTTTTTGGTGGATGAGAGTGGCCAACGCTGGTTCTGCACTGGAGACATTGGAGAAGTTCATAAAGATGGCTGCTTCAAGATTATTG ATCGTAAGAAAGACCTTGTGAAGCTGCAGGCAGGAGAATATGTCTCTCTTGGAAAAGTAGAAGCTACATTGAAGAATTGTCCTCTGGTTGACAACATCTGTACCTATGCAAAAAG TGATGAGACGTACGCAATTGCCTTCGTGGTGCCAAATCAGAAGCAGCTACAAGCTCTAGCTGACCAATATGCCGTCAGCGGCACAATGGAGGAGCTTTGCAACAACAAAGTGATGGAAGAACTGGTACTCAAGGTCATCAATGAGGCTGCTTTAGCAG CCCAGCTCGAGCGCTTTGAAATCCCTCGTAAGATCTATCTGAGTCCAGACGCGTGGACTCCTGAGACTGGACTAGTGACTGATGCGTTCAAACTCAAGCGAAAGGAGCTGGAAATCCATTACCGGAATGAGATTGCGAGGATATACAATGGGAAATGA